AATAAAGCTCGCCAATCGGTTCGTAGCGTTCAAGAAAATCTTTTCTTACCTTCATGCCGGGTTTGATAACTTTTAGAAAGCGCGAGTTCGCAGGCATTAAATGATAAAGCGGAAAGCTTACTTTCGTGCCTTCGATAAGATCGCAGGTTTTTACCGGTATGAAAGCTGAGCGAATTGTTTGCGACAAAACGAATTCTGTTTTGCTTGAGGAAAAGAATTCATTTTCTAATAGCACAAGTGAAGCTCCGGCTTCCTTGACAGCATTTGACGTGTCAGCCGTGAACATCGATCCAACCACGATGATAAGATAGCTTTCTTTCGCCACTTTTTTAGCGTCGCGAGTAAGTTCCAAAACGTCATCGGATGTTTTACAAAAACTGCAATCAAGTAAAACACAGGTCACTAATTTATAGGTTTCGTCGCAGAAAAAATTATCAACGGTGCTATAGGCCTTATAATCAAAATGAAAATCCTGAGCGAGGAAGTTCGCTCGGTGACGGAATTTCTTATTATCTGAAACGATCGCTAAATCTAAGACCTTCATGCTGTCTTACAGTCTAAAGACAGGGAATATGAGGGACAAGACTAGGAAGGTAAATTTAGCCTACCGTATTAACTCGTAATGTTTATAAAGCATTTGGTATTTATGGGTGACTCAGAATGAACATGTGTTCCCCTAAAAACAAAAGGGCCAGAATTACTTCTGACCCTTTTTCATCGTTTCGGGAGGAGCGATGTTTTGTTATCTAGAAATTAGGCGGCAAGGCCACGAGATTTCTTAGATTCTTTCTTCACAGGTTTCTTGTCTTGGCCTGTCGCTGTTTTATCAAAAACAACTGCAAACACTTCATCAAGATTTTCTGCAAAGATAAAGTTGATCTTATCTTTAAAGACCTTAGGGATATCAGCAAGATCCTTTTTGCAAGCAAGCGGGATGATGATGTTAGTAATACCTAAGTTCAAAGCAGCTAGACACTTTTCACGGATTCCACCTACCGGTAGAACTCGACCTTGCAAGGTCACTTCCCCAGTCATCGCGATATCGTGACGTACTGGAGTTCCTGTCATCAAGCTTACAAGCGCTGTTGTAAGAGTGATACCAGCTGAAGGTCCATCTTTAGGGATAGCACCTGCAGGCAAGTGAACGTGCACATCATATTTTTCAAAGAAGTCTTCTGGGATTCCCAATTCTTCTTGATGAGCACGAGCGTAAGACATTGCTGCGTGAGCAGATTCTTTCATGACGTCGCCAAGTTGGCCCGTCAGTGCAAGATGTCCTTTACCCTTCATTTTCAAAGCTTCGATAGTTAGTACTTCACCGCCAGCAGAAGTCCATGCAAGACCTTGCACAACACCTACTTGGGAATCAGCAAACTTGTCATCACGTTGGAAACGTGGAGGACCAAGAAGCTCTGGTACTGTATCTGGAGTCACTTCAACGAATTTCGTTTCCTCCATAACAACCATTTTAGCGACTTTACGGCAAACAGAACCTACTTCGCGCTCAAGGTTACGAAGACCTGCTTCACGAGTGTAGCCAGCGATAAGGTATTTGATACCTTCATCAGTAAACTTGATATTTTCTTCAGTGATACCGTTAGCTTCGATTTGTCTTCTGATCAGATGTTTTTTCGTGATCAATAGTTTATCGTTCTCGGTATAACCAGGGATATTTAAAATTTCCATACGATCGCGTAAAGCTGGTGGGATATTTTCCAACACGTTAGCAGTAGCGATGAACAACACATTTGAAAGATCGAAATCAACATTCAAATAGTTATCACGGAAGCTTGCATTTTGTTCTGGATCAAGAACCTCAAGCATCGCTGCTGATGGGTCACCCCTGAAATCAGAACCTAATTTATCAACTTCATCTAGAACGATAACTGGGTTGTTCGTTTTACATTGGCGAAGAGCTTGGATGATTTTACCAGGCATTGCACCAACATAAGTTCTTCTGTGACCACGGATTTCCGCTTCATCTTTCACACCACCAAGGGCGATACGGAAGTATTCACGGCCCATTGCTCTAGCGATAGATTTACCAAGGGAAGTTTTACCTACACCCGGAGGA
This is a stretch of genomic DNA from Bdellovibrio reynosensis. It encodes these proteins:
- the lon gene encoding endopeptidase La, with the translated sequence MSFDDKVLEIPQTLPMLPVRDIVVFPYMIIPLFVGRDASIRSVEEALAKNRLIFLASQKDITEENPSPDNIYTVGTVAMIMRMRKLSDGRVKILIQGVAKGRVKNFTKTSPSFEVAVEKIEETPTQKTVVENEALIRTAKEHIERIIALGRPLSPDILLVLDDVSDPGRIADLIASNLGVKVQDAQKVLETSDATERLKLVNEILAAELEVMQTQQKTRASGKEDMSKSQREYFLREQMKAIKNELGEGDSKSEEMDELRDKLTNAGMPAQVEAEALKQLGRLERMHPDASEATMVRTYLDWMADLPWNKKSDDFIDLKRSKEILDEDHYELEKAKDRVMEFLAVRKLKPNLKGPILCFGGPPGVGKTSLGKSIARAMGREYFRIALGGVKDEAEIRGHRRTYVGAMPGKIIQALRQCKTNNPVIVLDEVDKLGSDFRGDPSAAMLEVLDPEQNASFRDNYLNVDFDLSNVLFIATANVLENIPPALRDRMEILNIPGYTENDKLLITKKHLIRRQIEANGITEENIKFTDEGIKYLIAGYTREAGLRNLEREVGSVCRKVAKMVVMEETKFVEVTPDTVPELLGPPRFQRDDKFADSQVGVVQGLAWTSAGGEVLTIEALKMKGKGHLALTGQLGDVMKESAHAAMSYARAHQEELGIPEDFFEKYDVHVHLPAGAIPKDGPSAGITLTTALVSLMTGTPVRHDIAMTGEVTLQGRVLPVGGIREKCLAALNLGITNIIIPLACKKDLADIPKVFKDKINFIFAENLDEVFAVVFDKTATGQDKKPVKKESKKSRGLAA